The Fusarium fujikuroi IMI 58289 draft genome, chromosome FFUJ_chr01 sequence GATATGATGGATCGGGTCACCTTAGAGGTGGCTAGCCTCTCAGGAAGTGAGATAAACACTCATGAAGCGCAAGGCTACTGCTCCAATAAGCTGGTGTATAGTGGGTGCCTGGGAAATTCGCCATGAGCCGCAAACCATGAAGAACGAGGCGCGTGTTTCCCATGTGGCCATGTTCAAAGTTGGCCGTAAAGGGAAAAAGTTCAGAGCGCTTAGAATTTGAGCCTGGGGAGAGGTTGAATCGGAGGCGGGGTGGGTGTGTGGGGCCGTCCCCGCCTTTGCCGGCGAGACGGAGACGCAGCGGAGCCGCAATTGCTCATGACCACCAGCAAACCTGCGGGTCCGCGAGCCAAAATGAACTGCACGAGGCGTACCAACGTCTCGTCGGCCTTAGGGAACGTCACGGGGGGTGGTAACATGGGAGAAAAGCTAGACAGAATTGGGAATGTGTACTCGGGGCTAGGATGAACGGCTGCCCCAGGAATTGGAGAGCCACTCATGGCCTTGTCAAAACACAGAAGAAACGAGGGTCAGCTCTTTGTTAGTGCGGGGTCCGTTTAATGCTCGCTCACCTTTACGCCGAGCGTTTCGCAGGACCCTCCTTCGGTCTCTCAGCAACGAGCAGCGAGAGTCCATAGTTTgagaaaatatttatattttctGTGTTTTCTGTGGAGTTTGAGGAGGCTCGCACAAGATACACCGAAGGGGTAGGTGAGGTCACAGAGGGGTTTCGTTTAAGGAGGGGAACCACATTGAATGGCAATGTAGATGTGAAGATCTGAGCACGGCCCTCCAGCAAGAGACCAGGTAGTGCTAGTGTCAGTGCTGGCAACACAGCCATCGAGGAAACGAAGATTGGACATCAATACTCCGTAGACCCCGTGGATATCCAGATCCCGAAGGTAATGTGGGGTGTGGCCCCTGGAGTAGGTAATAATCGACATTAGGGTAGCCAGTATCATTAATGAATTGACTAGGAGATTAAACATGTATGCCATTGTATGTTTAAACAAACAGCTTCCAATAACCTACACGATGTCGCAACTCGGTTAGGCTTTGGAGGGAACGACTTGCTTGTGAACCCTCTTGGATGAGGAACAATTATAGAATAATGCATAGAAGGCAAGTGTGTTGATACTCGCTGTCAGTGGCGCCCTTATCGAAAAACAGTCGAAAGATCTTCCCAGGAACAACGGATAGGGTTTATCATGTAAACAGCGCTTGGCCAACCAAGCTGACAAAACCGAGCTGAGGGATAATTGATACCCTGTACAACTCCGCGGCCTTGGATGGATCATGGACTGAAATAATATGCAGAAAACGTACGTCCATCGGCAAGCGCTAATACATAGCAGGACTACCTTAAGTCCGAAACAGGCGTATTGCTGAAGAGACGCAACCTGAGGCTGGGGTTGACAAGGATCCGAAGTGCGGTTCGATGTATATTCCCGTTGAGTTTGCAAGAAAGCTTATCTTGATTACTATGAAGGCTGTCCAGTAAGATGAATTATGGGTTGTTTTAGCAATACTCTCTTTGACTGCGTACGGCATTATTAGCAAATCACACCGAATGGTTAGTTAGTTGTCGCCCAACGATGAAACTGTCCAAACTCGTTGAGATTGATGTGCGGATCAAGTCTGAGGTCCCCAGTGAGAGACCCTGTCTTATTGCGGCACATTACCACCTTTTAACTGTAAGTGCGTGTACATACTTGTACCTGGTGTCGGCTCCGGGGGGGTTTGTGCATGCATCATTGATTACCCAGATTGATTTGTCACTGCTCTCAACGGTTTTGAGAGACGCCCAGGTCAGGTCCGTGAAGTTTTATATAGTGATTTTGAGGCTATTCATGTCATGAAGTGGCAGCACGAGCTATCAATCTGCCTCGTGAATAAAGCTATGGCATGCTTTTAGACATCCTTATCTGCTATACCGAGCTTTGACAATCCTGTTCACTTTGAATTTCGTGTTCTTAAGCTTGTCCTCTTTGGCGCAGATCCCCTCCTTGAAGGCCCATAAAGGCCCCTGCAACCCCACCATTGGCCACTGGTGGCTCGGATGTGGGGAGAGAGCTTGGAGCATGTGGTGGCGGCATGTCTGGACCTTGTTTCTGCCGGCTGTTGTGATTTGCAGAAACCGTCAGATCCATCCACTTTGGCGGGGAGTCCAGAGAGCTGTGGAAGCAAAAGGGTTACAGGCCATGACAGAACCAGTAGCAAGATCCGATGAAGCAGTTGGTAGTCTATCAAGGGACAGTTCATCGGTCCAGTGATCAAAGGCGCTGGGCACGTTGAAGCACTGTATGTAGTACATACATGACTGTCTGTAACGTTTGCTGATATTGTGCTGCTCCTTTCTGGGTAATGTAGGTGTTACTGCTTAAACatccctgccctgccctgccctgccccGCGGTTCAGTCAAATCGTTGCATGACATGAATGTGATGGATGTGATCTCGGATAGCTTGGTACCGGCTTAGAGGAGAGCTCTGCTCTGCCCTTGAGCCGTTCCGAAACCACTTCGGAGCAAGTCCTGTCCTTTCGGGTTTTGCTGTAAGGTGATTGGGCTAATGCTGCAGTCGATGTTAACAGGACAACTTACGTGACGTTTCGACTACTAACCATGCTAACCACCTCCTGTCCACCACCGCCACGACAATGCTCCGCAAAGCTATGGGGTGCCATCCGTCCGCTGGGGGTCTCAGTGTGAGCGGTAGCCAGTGCAATCCATAGCATTTCCTCTTTCAGGTAGCAAGAAACCAGTACGTACCAGGACATCCATGTTCATCCAGGTGTGAGGCGAGGCTGTTGCGGGGAAAGTTGGCGTCACTTGAACTTCACCCCTCCTCCACTCCACCGAGGTTCACATACGGCACATCGCACCCCGATGGGCGCCCCCCCCTTAGTCCCCTACTTCCATTCTTCCACAGAAAAACCCGCGTCATTCTCAAGAATAAATACTCCCTTCCCGTCGTCAACATTTCCATTCCCTTTTCCagatcatctcatcatctcctcttcactcttctcttctatcGACATCCTCATTTGATACCCAATACCCTCCCTCTCCTCTACAACATCTCCTCATATATCATACACAATGGCTCCCCTCACTGTTGAGCTATCCACCCCTGTTACTGGTACCTACCAGCAGCCCATCGGCCTGTAAGTGATTATGGTATCGAACACTGTTGACTCCAAAACTAATACCATTCAGCTTCATCGACGGCAAGTGGACCGAGGGTGTCGACAAGCAGAAGTTCGAGGTCATCAACCCCTCCACCGAGGAGGTCATCACCTCCGTCTGTGAAGGTACTGAGAAGGATATCGACCTGGCTGTTACTGCTGCCCGCAAGGCTTTCGACGGTGAATGGAAGAACACCTCACCTCAAGCTCGAGGCAACtacctcctcaagcttgccgaccttgctgagaagaacctcGATCTCCTTGCTGCTGTCGAGTCTCTCGACAACGGAAagtccatcaccaacgcccGTGGTGATGTCGGCGCCGTTGTTGGCTGCCTGCGATACTATGGTGGCTGGGCCGACAAGATCGAGGGAAAGACCATTGATATTGCCCCTGACATGTTCCACTACACCCGATCTGAGCCCGTAAGATACCCCTGATTCGAAATGCCTTGGTTCTCTGGTACTAACACATATCTCAGATTGGTGTCTGCGGTCAGATTATCCCCTGGAACTTCCCTCTCCTCATGCTGGCATGGAAGATTGGCCCTGCCTTGGCCACTGGTAACACCATTGTCATGAAGACTGCTGAGCAGACTCCTCTCTCTGCCCTGGTCTTCACTCAGTTCATCGAGCAGGCTGGTTTCCCTGCCGGTGTTTTCAACCTTGTTTCTGGCTTCGGCAAGACTGCCGGTGCTGCCCTCTCTGCTCACATGGACGTTGACAAGATCGCATTCACTGGTTCCACCGTCATCGGCCGACAGATCATGAAGTCTGCTGCTTCCTCTaacctcaagaaggtcacccttgagcttggtggcaAGTCCCCCAACATCgtctttgacgatgctgacatTGAGGAGGCCATCAACTGGGTCAACTTCGGTATCTACTACAACCACGGCCAGTGCTGCTGTGCTGGTACCCGTATCTTTGTCCAGGAAGGCATCTACGACAAGTTCCTCGCTGCCTTCAAGAAGCGAGCTGAGGAGAACAAGGTCGGTGACCCTTTCAACGAGGAGACCTTCCAGGGCCCCCAGGTCTCTCAGCTTCAGTACGACCGCATTATGGGTTACATCAAGGCTGGTAAGGACGAAGGTGCTACCGTTGAGACCGGTGGTGAGCGCCTCGGCACCAAGGGTTACTTCATCAAGCCCACTATCTTCTCCAACGTTCGTCCCGACATGAAGATCATGCAGGAGGAGATCTTTGGCCCTGTCTGCGCCAtttccaagttcaaggacgaGAAGGAGGTCATCGATCTTGCCCACGACACCGCCTACGGTCTCGCTGCCGCCGTCCacaccaagaacctcaaCACAGCTCTCCGAGTTTCTAACGCATTGAAGGCCGGTACTGTCTGGGTGAACTGCTACAATATGCTGCACCATCAACTGCCTTTTGGCGGCTACAAGGAGTCTGGAATTGGTCGGGAACTGGGCGAGGCTGCGTTGGCTAACTACACACAGAACAAGTCGGTTGCCATTAAGCTGTACTAAGCAAAGCGAACTGGGCATTTACGGAGGATATATGGGCGGCGTTGTAACTGCGTGATCAATTTGTACATGATTCCATATTTAGTTTTACGGCTTTGACGAAGAAATGCCAAAAATTGACAAATCGTTCTCATCCTATGGTGTGTGGAGTTGGTGTTTTGAGTTGTGCATACACCCAAACATATTCCACTGAGCATTCCTTCCCTTGGTcctagaattatataaaaggaagtgAAATTATCCAGAAAAAGAGTAAAAGCTTTGGTTGAATGCTGCAATTTATCCTCCTGTTTTGTCCAAGGGACTGAGGATAGTTACCAGCGTTTTTCTATAGTCTTTGGGTATATTGGTCAAAGAGTTATGTAAGCTTATGACTCAAGGGACATTAATCTCAAACTCAAGGCTGAAATTAATATCCCGTTGTTTCGTTGGCTTGGGTTCCGGATTGTTGTGAATGTTGGTCGGCTCCAATTATCCCGAAGCTGTAGTCGGGGCAATACCCACCGAGGCTAGAGTCATAACTACAGTATCTAGACAGCAAGGACCATTAAATCTTCATAGAAGTGTACCATGAATTTCTGTTGAGGGATAAAAGTAACCTCTGATACTACTTCTTGGTCAACCAGTCCTCGGGGaacaagaaaatatcagacctTGGTACAAGGTGTtgaaataaacttagcaaaaggtatcctaaatttatccTAAGCTgatcctaaacttatcctaagcttaggctaagttacctaagtcttttcatccttTAGGATCGaagtcctgagttttctttcctcccatAGCCAGTCGCCCCTTTTAGTTTGTGCCCATCGAATGAGCAGTGATGCCTTGTGTCAACATCGAAATCATTACCTGCCTCACTCATCCGATTCAATCCgattccatcatcatcacattttcaccatcaccacccatCAAAAACAGGTTGGTCGGTTCCCCAACTGCTTCCACCATTGTCAGCACCAGCATTGTCACCATCCTCACCACCGTCCCAACTGCTTCCACCATTGTCACCATCATTGGACTGGTCATGATGGCTTTGTTGTGCGTCGAAAGCCTGGTTCCGGAATGCGTTGATCGAAGGAGCCTGGTGACGTTGGACACAGAAGTCACGAATCCTTCTGGCTTTGGTGTTCCACCGACTGCAGTGCGTCCACCCGGCACGATGCATCTGACACTCGGTGTTATGAGCCTCAAGGACGAGGGCGTTGAGCAGGCCAGCGAGGTGTTGAAgagtttgaagttgaaggagtaCCTTGCAAGTGCTAGACCTAAGATCCACTACGTTCTGTTTCTCGGCTGGCAGTTGCTTAGTGACGATGCGGTTGTGATTTTTGGCCAG is a genomic window containing:
- a CDS encoding probable aldehyde dehydrogenase; this encodes MAPLTVELSTPVTGTYQQPIGLFIDGKWTEGVDKQKFEVINPSTEEVITSVCEGTEKDIDLAVTAARKAFDGEWKNTSPQARGNYLLKLADLAEKNLDLLAAVESLDNGKSITNARGDVGAVVGCLRYYGGWADKIEGKTIDIAPDMFHYTRSEPIGVCGQIIPWNFPLLMLAWKIGPALATGNTIVMKTAEQTPLSALVFTQFIEQAGFPAGVFNLVSGFGKTAGAALSAHMDVDKIAFTGSTVIGRQIMKSAASSNLKKVTLELGGKSPNIVFDDADIEEAINWVNFGIYYNHGQCCCAGTRIFVQEGIYDKFLAAFKKRAEENKVGDPFNEETFQGPQVSQLQYDRIMGYIKAGKDEGATVETGGERLGTKGYFIKPTIFSNVRPDMKIMQEEIFGPVCAISKFKDEKEVIDLAHDTAYGLAAAVHTKNLNTALRVSNALKAGTVWVNCYNMLHHQLPFGGYKESGIGRELGEAALANYTQNKSVAIKLY